From the Streptomyces nigrescens genome, one window contains:
- a CDS encoding sulfite exporter TauE/SafE family protein has product MSVLVALTVLPCGLLIGLLLGALGGGGSVLAVPALVYLLGQSPHEATAGALVVVTVGAVTGLLCHGRAGRVRWAAGAAFGALGTAGSYLGSRWSAALDPTVLMAAFAGLLLVVAAMLVTRGRRERRAAEGVRPLRDPAESSPLREAAETVPLRESAETRALRDASEEAMPLREPVETASVPEPGESVPLPGPGETVPLWGSADPLSSQEPAKKPASQEPTERPSSQEPAKKTPTQDPAEKPSPQEPTEGPPSQNPAEKPSPQDPTGTVPLRDTPGPASSGDPGGGARRMPLRPGRFVVTASAVGLLTGFFGVGGGFVVVPALTLVLGLEMPVAIGTSLLVILINSLTALGTRAGTGALDWPLLAAFAACAALGSHLGNRLTNRLRPQVLATAFACLVTVLAVTMAATALPRLW; this is encoded by the coding sequence GTGTCCGTCCTCGTAGCCCTCACGGTGCTGCCGTGCGGGTTGCTGATCGGTCTGCTGCTGGGCGCTCTCGGCGGCGGTGGTTCGGTGCTGGCGGTGCCGGCGCTGGTCTATCTGCTGGGGCAGTCGCCGCACGAGGCGACCGCGGGGGCGCTGGTCGTCGTCACGGTCGGCGCGGTGACCGGGCTGCTGTGCCATGGCAGGGCCGGACGGGTGCGGTGGGCGGCGGGTGCGGCGTTCGGGGCACTGGGTACGGCGGGCAGCTATCTCGGCTCCCGCTGGAGCGCGGCCCTGGATCCCACGGTGCTGATGGCGGCGTTCGCGGGTCTGCTGCTCGTGGTGGCGGCGATGCTGGTGACACGGGGACGGCGCGAGCGGCGTGCGGCGGAGGGCGTCCGGCCCTTACGGGACCCGGCGGAGAGCTCACCGTTACGGGAGGCTGCGGAGACCGTGCCCTTACGGGAGTCCGCGGAGACGAGGGCCTTACGGGACGCCTCGGAGGAGGCCATGCCCTTGCGGGAGCCCGTGGAGACGGCGTCCGTACCGGAACCCGGGGAGTCGGTGCCCTTACCGGGGCCCGGGGAGACGGTGCCCCTATGGGGGTCCGCGGATCCGCTGTCCTCACAGGAGCCCGCGAAGAAGCCGGCCTCACAGGAGCCCACGGAGAGGCCGTCCTCACAGGAGCCCGCGAAGAAGACACCCACACAGGACCCCGCCGAGAAGCCGTCCCCACAGGAGCCCACGGAGGGGCCGCCCTCACAGAACCCCGCCGAGAAGCCGTCCCCACAAGACCCCACCGGGACCGTGCCCTTACGGGACACCCCGGGCCCGGCGTCCTCCGGTGACCCGGGTGGCGGCGCCCGCCGGATGCCCCTGCGCCCCGGCCGCTTCGTCGTGACGGCCTCCGCCGTGGGGCTGCTCACCGGCTTCTTCGGGGTCGGCGGCGGGTTTGTCGTCGTACCGGCCCTCACCCTGGTGCTGGGTCTGGAGATGCCGGTCGCCATCGGCACCTCGCTCCTGGTCATCCTCATCAACTCCCTTACGGCGCTGGGCACCCGGGCCGGTACGGGCGCCCTGGACTGGCCGCTGCTGGCCGCTTTCGCGGCCTGTGCGGCGCTCGGCAGTCACCTCGGCAACCGCCTCACCAACCGGCTGCGCCCCCAAGTCCTGGCCACGGCCTTCGCCTGCCTGGTCACCGTCCTCGCCGTCACCATGGCGGCCACCGCCCTGCCCCGCCTCTGGTAG
- a CDS encoding MFS transporter: MPKSEPHPHLDARARWALAAVATGAFCVQLDSFALNLALPVVRDALHGSAAATPWVVSGYLLAAGSLMPVAGRLGDLYGRRRMLTVGLALFGVTAVLCALAPSLPLLVTARVLQGAGGALIMPAGLALLTHACPPGRGRRAMGRALGLAGLATVCGPFLGGVLARSVSWRAVFWLTVPLALAAALCARRAAESRDPEAGQSLDGIGAIAATGVVACLARWLEHVADWGWAVGAALIGALFVRAERRSSAPLVDLALFRNRPYVALTVAGAVANSATVALLYVVPWTLQRAEGWSVLEAGVVFVAPAGALAVGGPLAGRVRPGAAVPVMALCLASGAVALAATTRGTGTLALLTAATAAAAALGVAGGLALTGTQAVVRRERAGEASGVTKAVMTATAGVGLALTDAGAGGGAGPSLVLPAAVCLATAAALVVARVLRLRLVRGLVPVVGRVLGLGRALVLGRVLGLGRALISVRSLVSVRAPVCVRALRLVRVLLPVGRRADRRRMDRCGVDRRGAGQRQADRHRSAQCRSARCRTDRCRTDRCE, from the coding sequence ATGCCGAAATCCGAACCGCACCCCCACCTGGACGCGCGGGCCCGTTGGGCGCTGGCCGCCGTTGCCACCGGCGCGTTCTGCGTTCAACTGGACTCCTTCGCGCTGAATCTGGCGCTGCCCGTCGTCCGCGACGCGCTGCACGGTTCCGCGGCGGCCACCCCCTGGGTCGTCAGTGGCTATCTCCTCGCCGCGGGGTCCCTGATGCCCGTCGCCGGCCGTCTCGGCGACCTGTACGGGCGGCGCCGGATGCTGACGGTCGGGCTGGCGCTCTTCGGTGTCACCGCCGTGCTGTGCGCGCTCGCGCCGTCGCTGCCGCTGCTGGTGACGGCGCGGGTTCTGCAGGGCGCGGGCGGCGCGTTGATCATGCCTGCCGGGCTGGCACTGCTGACCCATGCCTGTCCCCCGGGGCGTGGGCGCCGGGCGATGGGCCGTGCGCTGGGGCTGGCCGGACTGGCCACCGTCTGCGGCCCGTTCCTCGGTGGTGTCCTCGCCCGGTCCGTGTCCTGGCGGGCCGTCTTCTGGCTGACGGTGCCGCTCGCCCTGGCCGCCGCGCTGTGTGCCCGCCGGGCGGCGGAGTCCCGCGATCCGGAGGCCGGGCAGTCCCTCGACGGGATCGGTGCGATCGCCGCGACGGGTGTGGTGGCCTGCCTGGCCCGCTGGCTGGAGCATGTCGCGGACTGGGGGTGGGCGGTCGGCGCGGCGTTGATCGGCGCGCTGTTCGTGCGGGCCGAGCGGCGCTCGTCCGCCCCGCTGGTGGACCTGGCCCTGTTCCGTAACCGCCCGTATGTGGCGCTGACCGTGGCCGGTGCGGTCGCCAACTCCGCGACCGTGGCGCTGTTGTACGTGGTCCCGTGGACGCTTCAGCGGGCCGAGGGGTGGTCGGTGCTGGAGGCGGGGGTGGTCTTTGTTGCTCCTGCGGGCGCACTGGCCGTCGGGGGGCCGCTGGCCGGACGGGTGCGTCCGGGGGCGGCGGTGCCGGTGATGGCGCTCTGTCTCGCGTCCGGCGCAGTCGCGCTGGCGGCCACCACACGCGGTACGGGCACGCTCGCCCTGCTGACGGCCGCGACGGCTGCCGCGGCCGCGCTCGGGGTGGCGGGCGGGCTGGCCCTCACCGGCACGCAGGCGGTGGTGCGCCGCGAGCGGGCGGGCGAGGCGTCCGGGGTGACCAAGGCCGTGATGACGGCCACGGCGGGGGTCGGGCTCGCCCTCACCGACGCGGGGGCGGGTGGTGGGGCCGGCCCGTCCTTGGTGCTGCCCGCCGCCGTCTGCCTGGCCACCGCCGCGGCGCTTGTGGTCGCTCGCGTGCTTAGGCTTCGTCTTGTACGCGGGCTCGTTCCCGTAGTCGGGCGCGTCCTTGGACTCGGGCGCGCTCTCGTACTCGGGCGCGTCCTCGGACTCGGGCGCGCACTCATCTCCGTACGCTCACTCGTCTCCGTACGCGCGCCCGTCTGCGTACGCGCACTCCGTCTCGTACGCGTACTCCTCCCTGTAGGCCGCCGGGCGGACCGACGTCGAATGGACCGATGCGGAGTGGACCGACGCGGAGCGGGCCAGCGCCAAGCCGACCGGCACCGATCAGCCCAATGCCGATCAGCCCGATGCCGAACGGACCGATGCCGAACGGACCGATGCGAGTGA
- a CDS encoding MBL fold metallo-hydrolase, with protein sequence MHFAQYYLDCLSQASYLIGDETTGRAVLVDPRRDIDDYLHDAEAAGLRIELVIETHIHADFLSGHLELARATGATIAFGEAAETGFPIRRLRDGEHISLGAGDGQGVTLTVLATPGHTLESICLVLREHPDDEVPYGVLTGDTLFVGDVGRPDLLSAAGHTPQDMAARLHHSLHTKLLALPDATRVFPAHGAGSACGRNLSSETSSTIGDQRRFNYALQPMPEADFIRLVTAGQPTTPGYFAHDAALNREGHPLLEPGPPPALTLDEALAARDQQGAVLLDCRPLAAYTRAHLTGSLHTSLDTRFAEYAGSVVAPGTPIVLLADPGTEQEARLRLARIGYDHVLGHLPDPTAVLNRMPALSRGSRRIHHGELALRESQLGKDGPAGGVRTADAESVDAESSAARPADAMPADATQADVQLIDVRNPAEYEAGALPGARNIPLAGLPHRIAELDPARPVVLYCRSGNRSVIAAALLEAHGFEEVCDVIGGYEAAAGAGV encoded by the coding sequence GTGCACTTCGCGCAGTACTACCTCGACTGCCTCTCCCAGGCGTCGTACCTGATCGGCGACGAGACCACCGGACGCGCCGTCCTCGTCGACCCGCGCCGCGACATCGACGACTACCTGCACGACGCGGAAGCCGCCGGCCTGCGGATCGAACTCGTCATCGAGACGCACATTCACGCCGACTTCCTCTCCGGCCACCTCGAACTCGCGCGGGCCACCGGCGCCACCATCGCCTTCGGCGAGGCCGCCGAAACCGGTTTCCCCATTCGGCGGTTACGGGACGGCGAGCACATCTCGCTCGGAGCGGGCGACGGCCAGGGGGTCACCCTCACCGTTCTCGCCACCCCCGGCCACACCCTCGAATCCATCTGCCTGGTCCTGCGCGAACACCCCGACGACGAGGTGCCGTACGGCGTGCTCACCGGCGACACCCTCTTCGTCGGCGATGTCGGCCGCCCCGACCTGCTCTCCGCCGCCGGGCACACACCACAGGACATGGCCGCCCGTCTGCACCACTCCCTGCACACCAAACTCCTGGCCCTCCCGGACGCGACCCGGGTCTTTCCCGCACACGGCGCCGGCTCCGCCTGCGGACGCAACCTCTCCAGCGAGACCAGCTCCACCATCGGCGACCAGCGCCGGTTCAACTACGCCCTCCAGCCCATGCCGGAGGCCGACTTCATCCGGCTGGTCACCGCGGGACAGCCCACCACCCCCGGCTACTTCGCCCACGACGCGGCCCTCAACCGCGAAGGCCACCCCCTCCTGGAGCCCGGGCCGCCGCCCGCCCTCACCCTGGACGAGGCCCTCGCGGCCCGCGACCAGCAGGGCGCCGTCCTCCTCGACTGCCGCCCGCTGGCCGCCTACACCCGCGCGCATCTGACCGGCTCACTCCATACGAGCCTGGACACCCGGTTCGCGGAGTACGCCGGCAGCGTGGTCGCCCCCGGCACCCCGATCGTGCTGCTCGCCGACCCCGGCACAGAACAGGAAGCCCGCCTCCGCCTCGCCCGCATCGGCTACGACCACGTCCTCGGCCATCTGCCCGACCCGACCGCCGTACTGAACCGCATGCCCGCACTCAGCCGCGGCAGCCGACGCATCCATCATGGGGAACTGGCGCTGCGGGAGTCGCAGTTGGGCAAGGACGGACCGGCCGGGGGTGTCCGGACGGCCGATGCCGAGTCGGTCGACGCCGAGTCGTCCGCCGCCCGCCCGGCCGATGCCATGCCGGCCGACGCCACACAGGCCGATGTCCAGCTGATCGACGTCCGTAATCCGGCCGAGTACGAGGCAGGCGCCCTCCCCGGTGCCCGCAATATCCCCCTCGCCGGCCTGCCCCACCGCATCGCCGAACTGGACCCGGCCCGCCCGGTCGTCCTGTACTGCCGCAGCGGCAACCGCTCGGTAATAGCGGCAGCCCTGCTGGAGGCACACGGGTTCGAGGAGGTCTGCGATGTGATCGGGGGGTATGAGGCGGCGGCGGGGGCGGGCGTGTAG
- a CDS encoding MerR family transcriptional regulator, which translates to MDGYGGTAPREDGALLTIGAFARASRLSPKALRLYDELGLLPPAHVDPHSGYRHYAPAQLERARLVAWLRRLGMPLARIREVCELAPAAAAVAVAAYWAQVEADTAARRDLAAFLVDQLERKNTAMTTPRTPLTMRCAALTDQGLIRPLHQDAAHAGPRLLAVADGYGPDGGPAATAAIEALKDLEEQDLTSADLLGVLEEAARRAHRAAPAGDAATGSTTGSTLTALLRSGAQLALLHIGDSRAYVLRDSGLFQITHDHSLVQSLIDEGRLTPEEAASHPQRTQLLRSLDASTEFAPDLQLLEARPGERYLLCTDGLTGVLPAEAIQQVLTAADGPDQAVRELIRLAREAGAPDNVGCAVGEVTGA; encoded by the coding sequence GTGGACGGATACGGGGGCACGGCGCCGCGCGAGGACGGTGCGCTGCTGACCATCGGGGCGTTCGCCCGGGCCTCCCGGCTCTCGCCGAAGGCGCTGCGCCTCTACGACGAGCTCGGCCTGCTGCCCCCGGCCCATGTCGACCCGCACAGCGGCTACCGCCACTACGCCCCGGCCCAGTTGGAGCGGGCCCGGCTGGTGGCCTGGCTGCGCCGGCTCGGTATGCCGCTGGCCCGCATCCGCGAGGTGTGCGAGCTGGCACCGGCCGCGGCGGCCGTGGCGGTCGCCGCGTACTGGGCGCAGGTCGAGGCCGACACCGCGGCCCGCCGGGACCTGGCCGCCTTCCTCGTCGACCAGCTGGAGAGGAAGAACACCGCCATGACCACACCACGCACTCCCTTGACGATGCGCTGCGCCGCCCTGACCGACCAGGGGCTGATACGTCCGCTCCACCAGGACGCCGCCCACGCCGGACCGCGGCTGCTGGCCGTCGCCGACGGCTACGGCCCGGACGGCGGCCCGGCCGCGACCGCCGCGATCGAGGCGCTCAAGGACCTGGAAGAACAGGACCTGACCTCGGCGGACCTGCTGGGCGTCCTGGAGGAGGCGGCCCGCCGAGCCCACCGCGCCGCCCCGGCGGGTGACGCGGCGACCGGCAGTACGACCGGCAGCACCCTCACCGCGCTGCTCCGCTCCGGCGCACAGCTGGCGCTGCTGCACATCGGGGACTCCCGCGCCTACGTCCTGCGCGACTCCGGCCTCTTCCAGATCACCCACGACCACAGCCTGGTCCAGTCGCTGATCGACGAGGGCCGGCTCACCCCCGAGGAGGCCGCCTCGCATCCGCAGCGCACACAGCTGCTGCGGTCGCTCGACGCGTCCACCGAGTTCGCCCCCGATCTGCAACTCCTGGAGGCCAGGCCCGGGGAGCGCTATCTGCTGTGCACCGACGGCCTGACCGGGGTGCTGCCGGCCGAGGCGATCCAGCAGGTGCTGACCGCGGCCGACGGCCCCGACCAGGCCGTACGCGAACTGATCCGGCTGGCCCGCGAGGCGGGGGCGCCGGACAACGTGGGGTGTGCGGTGGGTGAGGTGACGGGGGCTTAG
- a CDS encoding NAD(P)/FAD-dependent oxidoreductase — protein sequence MAPAPAAPSHHQVLIVGGGTAGITVAARLRRAGVRDIALLEPSETHWYQPLWTLVGGGQAPLRASLRTEADVMPPGVRWLRERATAVDPAARTVTTASGRVLSYGRLVLAPGLQLDWDGVPGLAAALGHGGVSSNYRPDLAPLTWDLIRRMRSGTAVFTMPSGPVKCGGAPQKIAYLAADHWRKRGVLGAIRTILVLPEPAMFKVPVFSRALTETARRYGIEVRLSSEMTRLDGAAREAVITDHTTGKTETVHYDLLHAVPPQRAPQWLADGPLADPASPYGYVKADRETLQHPDFPNVFVLGDVANLPTSKTGAAIRKQAPVAVANLLAGLRGRPATARYDGYTSCPLVTARHKMLLAEFDYDLQPTPSIPFLDTTRERTDMWFLKRYGLPQLYFKGMLKGLA from the coding sequence ATGGCCCCCGCGCCCGCCGCCCCGTCCCACCATCAGGTCCTCATCGTCGGCGGCGGCACCGCCGGCATCACCGTCGCCGCCCGGTTACGCCGTGCCGGGGTCCGGGACATCGCGCTGCTGGAGCCCTCCGAAACGCACTGGTACCAGCCGTTGTGGACGCTGGTCGGCGGCGGTCAGGCGCCGCTGCGTGCCTCGCTGCGCACCGAGGCGGACGTCATGCCGCCGGGGGTGCGCTGGCTGCGGGAGCGCGCCACCGCCGTCGATCCGGCCGCCCGTACGGTCACCACCGCCTCGGGCCGGGTCCTGTCCTACGGGCGGCTGGTGCTCGCCCCGGGCCTGCAGCTCGACTGGGACGGGGTGCCCGGTCTCGCCGCGGCCCTCGGCCATGGCGGGGTGAGCAGCAACTACCGGCCCGATCTCGCGCCGCTGACCTGGGATTTGATCCGCCGGATGCGGAGCGGCACGGCGGTGTTCACCATGCCGTCGGGGCCGGTGAAGTGCGGCGGTGCCCCGCAGAAGATCGCGTATCTGGCGGCGGATCACTGGCGTAAGCGCGGGGTGCTGGGTGCGATCCGCACCATTTTGGTGCTCCCGGAGCCCGCGATGTTCAAGGTGCCGGTGTTCTCCCGTGCGCTGACGGAGACGGCCCGGCGGTACGGCATCGAGGTGCGGCTGAGTTCGGAGATGACCCGTCTCGACGGTGCGGCGCGCGAGGCGGTGATCACCGATCACACCACCGGCAAGACCGAGACCGTCCACTACGACCTGCTGCACGCCGTACCGCCGCAGCGCGCTCCGCAGTGGCTGGCCGACGGCCCGCTCGCCGACCCCGCCTCCCCGTACGGGTACGTCAAGGCCGACCGGGAGACGCTCCAGCACCCGGATTTCCCGAATGTGTTCGTGCTGGGCGATGTCGCCAATCTGCCGACGTCCAAGACGGGCGCCGCGATCCGCAAGCAGGCCCCGGTCGCGGTCGCCAACCTCCTCGCCGGGCTGCGCGGGCGCCCCGCCACCGCCCGCTATGACGGCTACACCTCCTGTCCCCTGGTCACCGCCCGGCACAAGATGCTGCTCGCCGAGTTCGACTACGACCTGCAGCCCACGCCGTCGATCCCCTTCCTCGACACCACCCGGGAACGCACCGACATGTGGTTCCTCAAGCGCTACGGACTGCCGCAGCTCTACTTCAAGGGGATGCTCAAGGGCCTGGCGTAA
- a CDS encoding amidohydrolase: protein MSDSDTTGTTANAGPRGSSAPAAVLAPLDDRLADLVALYEDLHRHPELGFQETRTAAEAARRLTGCGYDVTTGIAVTGVAGVLRNGPGPVVLLRADMDALPVTENSGLDYASTVPGRMHACGHDVHVTCLLGAADLLAAGRDHWSGTLIALFQPAEEVGSGARAMIDAGLYSKSLVPTPDVVLAQHVAPLGAGLIAYCPGPCMAAADSLEITFHGTGGHGSRPETTIDPILMAASFVQRVQSVVAREVAPKDQAVVTVGSFHAGDTANVIPDRAVVRLSVRTFDETVRTAVLAAIDRIARAEAAASGADRAPDTEVLDSFPVTVNDATTLREVNEQFTELFGEQRLFAYEPATGSEDAGLLATAAGAPLYYWWLGGWDPEEFRTALAAGRLAQDIPSNHSPHFVPVVRPTLTMGVEALTAAALNRLAPGAAEAAGVAIRRG from the coding sequence ATGAGCGACAGCGACACGACAGGCACGACCGCTAACGCCGGCCCCCGCGGCAGCTCCGCCCCCGCTGCCGTCCTGGCCCCGCTCGACGACCGCCTCGCGGACCTCGTGGCCCTCTACGAAGACCTGCACCGCCACCCCGAACTCGGCTTCCAGGAGACCCGTACGGCCGCCGAGGCAGCCCGCCGGCTGACCGGCTGCGGCTATGACGTCACCACCGGCATCGCCGTGACCGGCGTCGCCGGCGTCCTGCGCAACGGCCCGGGCCCCGTGGTCCTGCTGCGCGCCGACATGGACGCGCTGCCCGTCACCGAGAACTCCGGCCTGGACTACGCCTCCACGGTCCCCGGCCGGATGCACGCCTGTGGGCACGACGTCCATGTGACCTGCCTGCTGGGCGCCGCCGACCTGCTCGCGGCGGGCCGCGACCACTGGTCCGGCACCCTGATCGCGCTCTTCCAGCCCGCCGAGGAGGTCGGCAGCGGTGCACGCGCCATGATCGACGCCGGCCTCTACAGCAAGAGCCTGGTTCCCACCCCCGATGTGGTGCTGGCCCAGCATGTCGCCCCGCTCGGTGCCGGGCTGATCGCCTACTGCCCCGGCCCCTGCATGGCGGCCGCCGACAGCCTGGAGATCACCTTCCACGGCACCGGCGGCCATGGCTCGCGCCCCGAGACCACCATCGACCCGATCCTGATGGCGGCATCCTTCGTCCAGCGGGTGCAGTCCGTCGTGGCCCGCGAGGTCGCGCCCAAGGACCAGGCGGTGGTCACGGTCGGCTCCTTCCACGCCGGGGACACCGCCAATGTCATCCCCGACCGGGCCGTCGTACGGCTCAGCGTCCGCACCTTCGACGAGACCGTCCGCACCGCCGTGCTGGCCGCCATCGACCGCATCGCGCGCGCCGAGGCCGCCGCCTCCGGGGCGGACCGCGCGCCGGACACCGAGGTCCTGGACTCCTTCCCCGTCACCGTCAACGACGCCACGACCCTGCGGGAGGTCAACGAGCAGTTCACCGAACTCTTCGGAGAACAGCGGCTGTTCGCCTACGAACCGGCCACGGGAAGCGAGGACGCCGGACTGCTGGCGACCGCCGCCGGGGCCCCGCTCTACTACTGGTGGCTGGGCGGCTGGGACCCGGAGGAGTTCCGGACGGCGCTGGCGGCCGGGCGGCTCGCCCAGGACATCCCGTCCAACCATTCACCGCACTTCGTCCCCGTGGTCCGGCCGACCCTCACCATGGGCGTCGAGGCACTGACCGCCGCCGCGCTCAACCGGCTGGCTCCCGGGGCGGCGGAGGCGGCGGGGGTGGCGATACGGCGGGGGTGA
- a CDS encoding GntR family transcriptional regulator, with product MTTEPPHGAHGPRPLDRRSPLPLWAQLSADLRRRMEAGAFREEFPAEHRLTGEYEVSRHTVREALRKLRAEGLVIAERGRTSRLDTRRIQQPLGSLYSLFRELEGQGVEQRSEVLRLERTADGTVAGHLGLVPEAPLVVLERLRLADGEPLAHDTAYLPAEVAEPLLDADFGHTSLYGELTRRCEVKVTGGRERIQPFLPDIRQAWLLGLADREAAFAIERIGQAGQRPVEWRETVVRGDRFTFVAEWSGDSRAVALAPRASCPSS from the coding sequence ATGACGACCGAGCCGCCGCACGGCGCGCACGGCCCGCGTCCCCTGGACCGGCGCTCGCCGCTGCCCTTGTGGGCGCAGCTCTCCGCCGATCTGCGCCGCCGGATGGAAGCCGGCGCGTTCCGTGAGGAGTTCCCGGCCGAGCACCGGCTCACCGGCGAGTACGAGGTCAGCCGGCACACCGTCCGGGAGGCGCTGCGCAAACTGCGTGCCGAGGGCCTGGTGATCGCCGAACGCGGCCGGACGAGCCGGCTGGACACCCGCCGCATACAGCAGCCGCTGGGCTCGCTCTACAGCCTCTTCCGCGAGCTGGAGGGCCAGGGGGTGGAGCAGCGCAGCGAGGTGCTGCGGCTGGAGCGGACCGCGGACGGCACGGTCGCCGGGCATCTGGGGCTGGTCCCGGAGGCGCCGCTGGTCGTGCTGGAGCGGCTGCGGCTCGCGGACGGCGAACCGCTCGCGCACGACACCGCGTATCTGCCCGCCGAGGTCGCCGAGCCGCTGCTGGACGCCGACTTCGGGCACACCTCGCTCTACGGCGAGCTGACGCGGCGCTGCGAGGTGAAGGTCACCGGTGGCCGGGAGCGGATCCAGCCGTTCCTGCCGGACATCCGGCAGGCGTGGCTGCTGGGGCTGGCCGACCGGGAGGCGGCGTTCGCCATCGAGCGGATCGGGCAGGCCGGGCAGCGGCCGGTGGAGTGGCGCGAGACGGTGGTGCGCGGCGACCGGTTCACCTTCGTCGCGGAGTGGTCCGGCGACAGCCGGGCCGTCGCCCTTGCGCCGCGGGCCTCGTGTCCGTCCTCGTAG
- a CDS encoding AMP-binding protein, giving the protein MTSEHADDAREVQEPEASRIALTWSGEPGRQEELTHGMLLDQAERAAAVLRRLGVQAGDRVAVHLPLVPESVIATLACGRLDAIRTTLPVSLTVPELVARTRESSARVLITADAAFWDGAVRPVKPLLDHALARGAASGGAVDRTVLVVNRCSRPVSWKPGRDLWWHEALGVPSATH; this is encoded by the coding sequence GTGACTTCAGAGCATGCAGATGACGCCCGGGAAGTGCAAGAGCCGGAGGCGTCGCGGATCGCCCTCACCTGGAGTGGGGAGCCCGGACGCCAGGAGGAGCTGACGCACGGCATGCTCCTCGACCAGGCCGAGCGCGCCGCCGCCGTACTCCGCCGGCTCGGAGTACAGGCCGGTGACCGGGTCGCGGTGCATCTGCCGCTGGTGCCCGAGTCGGTGATCGCCACCCTCGCCTGCGGACGGCTGGATGCGATACGTACCACGCTGCCGGTCTCGCTGACGGTGCCCGAACTGGTCGCGCGGACCCGTGAGTCCTCGGCCCGGGTACTGATCACGGCCGATGCGGCGTTCTGGGACGGGGCCGTACGACCGGTGAAGCCGCTGCTCGACCATGCACTGGCGCGAGGCGCGGCTTCGGGGGGAGCCGTGGACCGCACCGTCCTGGTGGTGAACCGGTGCTCGCGACCGGTCTCCTGGAAGCCGGGGCGCGACCTGTGGTGGCACGAGGCCCTGGGCGTACCGTCCGCCACCCACTGA
- a CDS encoding methyltransferase, whose product MATSPNRPTGEPRDLTAHLMDQAMGHLFSAALRTAVQHRIADHLAEGPRTAEQLAATTGTHAPHLRRVLRYLATRGIFREDAAGAYQLTPAARPLRTDVPDSLHAAVLMMTDEMFLRTSAAMPEAVAHSGASFERIFGAPLFAHLLSDPAARRLLDDGMSSLSAPVDEAVAATYPFPATGTVVDIGGGRGGLLRAALRRHPQLTGVLFDQAPPLAHHLLDDDELKGRWRTQEGDFFESVPEGGDLYVLKHVLHDWPDEPCRRILRSCHRAMATGSRLLVIDSVLPPGNAPHFGKTMDVAMMAVVDGQERTAEEFATLLSAGGFRLTRVLPTSAFPSIVEAVAE is encoded by the coding sequence TTGGCCACTTCCCCCAACCGACCGACCGGCGAGCCCCGCGACCTCACGGCTCATCTGATGGACCAGGCCATGGGCCATCTCTTCTCCGCCGCCCTGCGCACCGCGGTGCAGCACCGCATCGCCGACCATCTCGCCGAGGGCCCGCGCACGGCCGAGCAGCTGGCCGCCACCACCGGCACCCACGCCCCTCATCTGCGCCGCGTCCTGCGCTATCTCGCCACCCGCGGCATCTTCCGGGAGGACGCCGCGGGCGCCTATCAACTGACGCCGGCCGCCCGGCCGCTGCGTACGGACGTCCCCGATTCGCTGCACGCCGCCGTGCTGATGATGACCGACGAGATGTTCCTGCGGACCTCGGCCGCCATGCCGGAGGCCGTGGCACACAGCGGCGCGTCCTTCGAGCGGATCTTCGGGGCGCCCCTCTTCGCGCATCTGCTGTCGGACCCGGCCGCCCGCCGGCTCCTCGACGACGGGATGTCGTCGCTGTCCGCCCCGGTGGACGAGGCGGTGGCCGCCACCTACCCCTTCCCCGCGACCGGCACGGTCGTGGACATCGGCGGCGGCCGCGGCGGGCTGCTGCGCGCCGCGCTGCGCCGCCACCCGCAGCTGACCGGTGTGCTCTTCGACCAGGCGCCGCCGCTGGCCCACCACCTCCTGGACGATGACGAGTTGAAGGGCCGCTGGCGCACCCAGGAGGGTGACTTCTTCGAGTCCGTACCGGAGGGCGGTGACCTCTACGTCCTCAAGCACGTCTTGCACGACTGGCCGGACGAGCCGTGCCGGCGCATCCTGCGCAGCTGTCACCGGGCGATGGCGACCGGCAGCCGGCTGCTGGTCATCGACTCCGTGCTGCCGCCGGGCAACGCGCCGCACTTCGGCAAGACCATGGACGTCGCGATGATGGCGGTGGTCGACGGGCAGGAGCGCACCGCGGAGGAGTTCGCGACGCTGCTGTCGGCAGGCGGGTTCCGGCTGACGCGGGTGCTGCCGACCTCGGCCTTCCCCTCGATCGTGGAGGCGGTCGCCGAGTAG